The stretch of DNA CCTCTTCCAATTCCTTATTTTTAGTTCCGGTTGATTCATCTGTGAGAAGAATTCTTCGTAAGGAATTTAAATCATTTATAAGTACTTGATTATCTTTTTTATATTTTTCCAACAATTTATTTTTTCTTTTAATTAATCCTTCTTGTTCAATAATGGTGATTCTATTATTATTGACTTCCACCTCAAGACGGTTAACTTTTCCGTTTAATTCACTAACAATATTAAGTTGTTTAGAAATATTGCTTAATTTATCATTAATGCTAATAAGCTCATCTTTATTTGATTCATAATTTTTGAAATTACCGTGGAAGCATTCATTATTTTCCTGCTGAAGCATTAAACCATTCTCAACAATGAATTGGTTCAGTGAGCCATGTCTCTTGGTAATATAATGAACTTTTTGATATACATTATTTGGATTTCTATTCAACTCTTTTGCTGCATTTTTTATCGCAGCCATTTTATTAATTCCAGTGTTTTCCTGGATATTCAATATTTTATTTAATAAGACTAAATCGGAATCTGCCCAAGCACCAGTAACAACCTCCTTTGACTCTTGAGAAGATTGCTCTTCAATATTTAATAAATAGTTTCTAACCTTGACTGAAACTTCACTATCTCGTAAAAGCATACCGATACGTAAAATTGCACGTTTGGGCAATAATTTCACTACAAATTGCGAATTCGGTAGGGCTTTCTTCAACTTGAAGAAAGCTTCATCCTTACTGGTAATCGTATTTACACCATCACTTTCAAATTCATTTTTATGGCGGTTTAGAATAGTTGCAATAGTTTTATAATCAACCTCATAAAACTCTGCTGCCATTTTGACTGTCATATGTTCTTCATCGGGTAACAAACTTAACATCTTGACTTTTGATAAAACCCCTATTTTCTCTATGTATTGATCCCTAATACTTTTATCTTCAACAAAATTTTGCTCTACTAAACTCAATACTGCTCCCATTATTGTTTATCTCCTTTTATGTATTTAATTGTTATAAGATTCGATTAATGCTTCAAGTTTTGCAATCTGTGGCTTTTGTAAAGGCTGTTTGTTGTGAATGAACATCGAAAACAATGAATTTGATATATTTAATTTGTTTGCAATGAATGTTTTTTTAATACCTTTATCTTGTATTAATATTAAGGTTCTCTCTCTTAGTGTCATACATCCTTCTCCATTCAAATAAATTTCAATAGCTATTTAAAAAAATATTCGTTTATTTACGTCTAAATATAGCTATTTTTACTTTTATTCAATTATTACGAAAGTAACATTTCATGCAATGAATATATGATATTTGGAAAGCTGTAAGAAAAGTAATGTAGAACCAATATCATGAGTGAATAGAAAGAAAAATTCTGCTTATTCTACCGATTCTTAATCATATATTTTTAACTGTCTTTGTAAATATGGTGTTAATTTAAACGGGATATTCCTTCCATTTATTTCAGGTTCATTACAAGTTAAATTAATTTCATTAAATACATTATCTTTGTCTGTGTATAATACAATTCTTGCACAACTACCCCAATCAGTAGTTAGATAAAAATTAGCAATATGATGAACAGAAACAGGGAAATCATTAATATAAATAAATTTGTTATCGAAATTCATATTTATGCTTTCAATTTCTCTTTCATGGTTTCCATCTTCGCCAAGCGCATGAACAATAATGCTGGTTCCCTCGTTTAACTTGAGAAAACCAATAATTTCATTTACACCAACATACTTTTCATACATCATTATCGCTCCTCAACTACTTTATTTAATTATTATAACCAACTTCTGAAGATGTCCCAATACGTTCTCAATTAAATTAAAATTTGATCAAAATATTATTTATAGTAGGAATCATACAGAACTTTGATTGATTCATCATCCAGATGCTCGATTTTATCCCTAAATGTCTCCCTCAAATCAATCATAAATTCTTCGAAACTGGACGTAGTATTTTCTGACTTCAATTCTTTAATATAATTTGTTAAAATTACTAATGGAAAATGATTAAGATTTCCTACTTGAACATGCTTCACGCTTTGCTGTCTCCAAACTATGTATGTATTCTCTAATCTTGACTATATTATACCATCCCGCCACAACAAACACAATGTATTTAATATTTATTTTTACCTTATACCTTCTCCCTCGCTCATCCTCCCCTTATAATCACTTTCTCACCGTTTGCATTTTTAATGACCGCTTTATAAACTCCTGCTTCCTCTACAATCCCCATTAATTCAGATCCTTTCGTCCAGAACAAATGATACTCTACTGCCTCGCTAAACGCCACAGGTGCACCCAGAGCACGATACAAACTATCATTTACGATATATTCCCCTGACATATCTTCCTCATAAATCTCAGTCAAAATAAACTTACCTTGTGGAGTGCAAAGCACTTTATTAGGATAGTAATGTCCACAATCAGCAGCCATATTAATAATAGCCCACGTTGCGATTTCGTAGTTATTACTTGATGCTACAGCCTCCAACTCAGATTCATATATGTATTCATCATAAATTGTGTTCCCTCTGTCTGACAGCCTATCTGTTGCTACAGCAGCATAGTACAAAGTTAGTTCTGGTAGTTGGTTCATTGTCATATCCCCTTTTTTATTTAGTATTTTTATAATAACACAAACAAGTGTTCGTATAAACCTTATTTCGGGATGAAATAGGGAAGATTTTGGGATGATTATTGTTAATACCACTTTAATATGATAAACTCATATTATCCAATTAGGATATTATTTTCAAATAGTTTATCCTTATCGGATATTACAAATTGATTATATATCCTAATTGGATAAATGTAAATGCTTGGAGGAATCATTTTGGATATTTTTTCTGCAAGATTAAAATGGGCTAGAGAGAATTTAGATTTATCTCAGAAGGATATAGCTGAAAAAATTGGCATGTCGCCACAAGGATATGGAAAGATTGAGAATGGACAGCGCGAACCTAATTTGGAGACATTGGCTAAATTACCATCTATTTTGGGTGAAAGTGTTGATTTCTTAATTGGTGTAACCGATCTACACAAAGAAGCAGAGGAGATAATAAGAGAATTATCAGACACAATAAAAACAATTGATTTTTCACAAAGAAAATTGGCAAATTTAGAATATGAACGTTTAAAACTATCAAGTGGTTCAAATAATGATAGCTTGCTTCACTTTAAGTTGCGCCAAATAGAAAGGGGAACAGAATATCTTAATACGTATGAAAAACGATTGACTGCAATGTATGATGAGACAATTATTCAATTATCATTAATTCCCGGTGTTACCAAAGAGAAGGCAATTGAAATTGTTAACAATTTAGAAAATGATATTTTAAATCCAAGTAATACACAGTTCTAGGTCGTTAATGCAAAAAAGAGACGTAAAAGCGGATTTGTCGCTTAAAATCGTCTCTTTTAGCAAATGACTAGCTTTACAAAAAATTAGATAAATTCATCTACATATTCTACCGATATTTTATTCTCTTTGATAATAGTTTCTGCCTCATTCAAATCTATTTTACTATCTGGGTATTGAACAGTACTTCCATCAATTTTATTGAATCTTATATATGAGGATATTCGATAGTTTTCTAGCACACCTGATTTATGCCTTTGAGTAACTATCTCAACTTTAGCAATAGACTCAATAATAATATCTTGTATACCTTTATAGTTAATGATTGCTTTCCCACCCAAATTTATTGAAGTAAGCCTATAATCGCTCATTATATAACTCTCCTTCTCATGAATACTGACATCTAATTATAATTACTTTTTTAATAATGTACAATAAGGAAGATAGTATAAATTAAGCATTTTATTAAAATATTAGCAGATCATTATTGATAATCCG from Paenibacillus sophorae encodes:
- a CDS encoding helix-turn-helix domain-containing protein, which codes for MDIFSARLKWARENLDLSQKDIAEKIGMSPQGYGKIENGQREPNLETLAKLPSILGESVDFLIGVTDLHKEAEEIIRELSDTIKTIDFSQRKLANLEYERLKLSSGSNNDSLLHFKLRQIERGTEYLNTYEKRLTAMYDETIIQLSLIPGVTKEKAIEIVNNLENDILNPSNTQF